In Tachypleus tridentatus isolate NWPU-2018 chromosome 7, ASM421037v1, whole genome shotgun sequence, a genomic segment contains:
- the LOC143256887 gene encoding mid1-interacting protein 1-B-like, producing MLHNICDIRPTTTLQHNESGRHIRHKRRQAGEDAFTCSQQSILSAMDRFVTSVSSMDSTVLVPSRLRDMETDGGNVEKRPPPFISSSDLFSFYLTLNDIKNELLWGPANNGTCGTSTSLPSVIGSGTETTKHTRHSSAESTGIISGSCISDSDSQGDSDIDSVTNDPDSANRDSQTTHLATAYRYHLQSLQTILHQLADSADYLSSRYQEEVDSSVL from the coding sequence ATGTTACACAATATATGTGATATTAGACCAACAACGACTCTGCAACATAATGAGTCGGGAAGGCATATTCGACATAAAAGACGTCAAGCCGGCGAAGACGCATTTACCTGTTCTCAGCAGTCTATTCTTAGCGCAATGGATCGGTTCGTGACCTCTGTTAGTAGTATGGATTCCACCGTTCTGGTTCCTTCTCGATTACGAGATATGGAAACTGATGGAGGTAACGTAGAAAAACGACCTCCTCCCTTTATATCCAGTTCTGATTTATTTAGCTTTTATTTAACCCTAAACGATATTAAAAACGAACTGTTGTGGGGACCTGCCAATAATGGCACTTGTGGTACCAGTACCAGTTTACCGTCGGTGATAGGATCGGGTACAGAAACCACGAAGCATACGCGGCATTCCTCTGCAGAAAGTACCGGAATTATCAGTGGAAGTTGTATTTCAGACTCCGATAGCCAGGGAGACAGCGACATAGACAGTGTCACTAATGATCCTGACTCTGCTAATCGAGACTCACAGACAACTCACCTTGCAACAGCCTACCGCTACCACCTGCAGAGTCTCCAGACCATTTTACATCAACTTGCCGATTCTGCCGACTATTTGTCGTCAAGATATCAGGAGGAAGTCGACTCATCGGTGTTATAG